In Gadus morhua chromosome 2, gadMor3.0, whole genome shotgun sequence, a single window of DNA contains:
- the slc25a19 gene encoding mitochondrial thiamine pyrophosphate carrier — protein sequence MVGFDPGAPGVVLSPEEAALAGSGAGMVTRALINPLDVVKIRFQLQIERVSYLHPEGKYRGLLQASRCILREEGLPAFWKGHFPAQLLSVCFGAVQFATFEFLTEAVHTSTPYDSQTAGIHLICGGLSACSATLVCQPLDTLRTRFAAQGEPKVYHNLRHAVSTMYRTSGPLSFYRGLAPTLVAVFPYAGLQFFFYRLFGQLLSKNSEAGNSGGNLRSLLCGSAAGVLSKTMTYPFDLFKKRLQVGGFEEARVQFGEIRHYRGFVDCMVQIGKEEGPRGFFKGLSPSLVKAAFSTGFTFFWYELFLNAMKNLKEKQRTK from the exons ATGGTTGGTTTTGACCCTGGGGCCCCTGGCGTCGTCCTGTCTCCAGAAGAGGCAGCGCTAGCTGGGTCTGGTGCTGGGATGGTCACTCGAGCGCTCATCAACCCGCTGGATGTCGTCAAAATTAGGTTTCAG CTCCAGATAGAACGTGTGTCTTACCTGCATCCTGAGGGGAAGTACAGGGGCCTGCTGCAGGCCTCTCGCTGCATCCTGAGAGAGGAAGGCCTCCCGGCTTTCTGGAAAGGACACTTCCCCGCCCagctcctctctgtctgctttGGGGCTgttcag TTTGCAACCTTTGAGTTCCTCACTGAAGCGGTGCACACGTCTACGCCGTACGACAGCCAGACGGCAGGGATTCACTTAATCTGTGGCGGTCTGTCGGCCTGCTCGGCCACGCTGGTCTGCCAGCCCCTGGACACCCTGAGGACACGCTTCGCTGCCCAGGGAGAGCCCAAG GTGTACCATAATCTGCGACATGCCGTGTCCACCATGTATCGCACCAGCGGTCCGCTGTCGTTCTACCGGGGCCTGGCTCCCACGTTGGTGGCCGTCTTCCCCTACGCCGGGCTACAGTTTTTCTTCTACAGACTCTTCGGTCAGCTTTTGTCGAAGAACTCAGAGGCCGGGAATTCAGGCG GGAATTTGAGAAGCCTTCTGTGTGGCAGTGCTGCTGGCGTGCTCAGCAAGACCATGACGTACCCCTTTGACCTCTTCAAGAAGAGACTACAGGTTGGGGGCTTTGAGGAGGCCAGAGTACAATTTGGAGAG ATACGGCACTACCGGGGCTTCGTAGACTGTATGGTACAGATAGGCAAAGAGGAAGGCCCCCGCGGGTTCTTCAAAGGCCTGTCGCCCAGCTTGGTGAAGGCTGCCTTCTCCACTGGCTTCACCTTCTTCTGGTACGAGCTGTTCCTCAACGCCATGAAAAACCTCAAGGAGAAGCAGAGGACTAAATAA